From the genome of Gallus gallus isolate bGalGal1 chromosome 24, bGalGal1.mat.broiler.GRCg7b, whole genome shotgun sequence, one region includes:
- the TBCEL gene encoding tubulin-specific chaperone cofactor E-like protein isoform X2, whose amino-acid sequence MDQPSGRSFMQVLCEKYSPENFPYRRGPGMGVHVPATPQGSPMKDRLNLPSVLVLNSCGITCAGDENEIAAFCAHVSELDLSDNKLEDWHEVSKIVSNVPHLEFLNLSSNPLSLSVLERRCAGSFAGVRKLVLNNSKASWETVHTILQELPDLEELFLCLNDYETVSCSPVCCQSLKLLHITDNNLQDWTEIRKLGIMFPSLDTLILANNNLTTIEESEDSLARLFPNLRSINLHKSGLHCWEDIDKLNSFPKLEEVKLLGIPLLQSYTTEERRKLLIARLPSIIKLNGSIVGDGEREDSERFFIRYYMEFPEEEVPFRYHELITKYGKLEPLAVVDLRPQSSVKVEVHFQDKVEEMSIRLDQTVAELKKHLKTVVQLSTSNMLLFYLDQEAPFGPEEMKYSSRALHSYGIRDGDKIYVEPRMK is encoded by the exons ATGGACCAACCCAGTGGCAGGAGTTTCATGCAAGTTCTTTGTGAGAAATACAGCCCTGAGAACTTCCCGTATCGCCGCGGCCCTGGTATGGGTGTGCACGTCCCAGCAACTCCACAGGGCTCACCTATGAAAG ATCGTCTCAACCTTCCAAGCGTGCTGGTGCTGAACAGCTGTGGCATAACCTGTGCAGGGGATGAGAACGAGATTGCTGCCTTCTGTGCTCACGTCTCCGAACTCGATCTTTCTGACAATAAACTGGAAGACTGGCACGAG GTCAGTAAAATTGTGTCCAACGTTCCCCACTTGGAGTTTCTAAACTTGAGTTCCAATCCTCTCAGTTTGTCCGTTCTAGAGAGAAGGTGTGCTGGGTCCTTCGCTGGTGTCCGCAAACTTGTGCTCAACAACAGCAAAGCTTCCTGGGAAACAGTCCACACAATCCTGCAGGAGTTACCTGA CTTGGAGGAGCTCTTCCTGTGCCTTAATGACTACGAAACAGTGTCTTGTTCTCCAGTTTGCTGTCAGTCTCTCAAATTACTCCACATAACTGACAATAACCTTCAAGACTGGACTGAAATTCGAAAATTGGGCATTATGTTTCCATCTCTGGACACCCTTATTCTGGCTAACAACAACCTCACCACCATCGAAGAGTCGGAAGATTCCCTCGCAAGGCTGTTCCCCAACCTGCGATCCATCAATTTGCACAAGTCAG GTCTGCATTGCTGGGAAGACATTGACAAGTTAAATTCTTTTCCCAAGCTTGAGGAAGTGAAATTGCTAGGAATCCCTTTGCTGCAGTCCTACACCACTGAGGAGCGCAGGAAGCTGCTAATAGCCAG GTTGCCATCTATCATCAAGCTCAACGGGAGCATTGTTGGTGATGGGGAGCGAGAGGACTCGGAGCGATTCTTCATCCGATATTACATGGAGTTCCCAGAGGAGGAAGTCCCATTCAG GTACCACGAGCTGATCACCAAGTATGGGAAGCTGGAGCCCTTGGCAGTCGTGGATCTTCGGCCGCAGAGCAGTGTGAAGGTGGAGGTTCACTTCCAGGACAAAGTAGAAGAGATGTCAATCCGTCTTGATCAGACTGTGGCAGAACTGAAGAAGCACTTAAAAACTGTGGTGCAGCTGTCAACCAGCAACATGCTGCTCTTCTACTTGGACCAGGAAGCCCCCTTCGGCCCCGAGGAGATGAAGTACAGCTCACGAGCACTGCATTCCTATGGCATTCGGGATGGAGACAAAATCTATGTGGAGCCCAGGATGAAGTAG
- the TBCEL gene encoding tubulin-specific chaperone cofactor E-like protein isoform X1 → MLLFTDAVPRAASCQQCSEVQERSMDQPSGRSFMQVLCEKYSPENFPYRRGPGMGVHVPATPQGSPMKDRLNLPSVLVLNSCGITCAGDENEIAAFCAHVSELDLSDNKLEDWHEVSKIVSNVPHLEFLNLSSNPLSLSVLERRCAGSFAGVRKLVLNNSKASWETVHTILQELPDLEELFLCLNDYETVSCSPVCCQSLKLLHITDNNLQDWTEIRKLGIMFPSLDTLILANNNLTTIEESEDSLARLFPNLRSINLHKSGLHCWEDIDKLNSFPKLEEVKLLGIPLLQSYTTEERRKLLIARLPSIIKLNGSIVGDGEREDSERFFIRYYMEFPEEEVPFRYHELITKYGKLEPLAVVDLRPQSSVKVEVHFQDKVEEMSIRLDQTVAELKKHLKTVVQLSTSNMLLFYLDQEAPFGPEEMKYSSRALHSYGIRDGDKIYVEPRMK, encoded by the exons ATGCTTCTCTTCACAGACGCTGTGCCTCGTGCCGcctcctgccagcagtgctcag AAGTCCAAGAAAGGAGCATGGACCAACCCAGTGGCAGGAGTTTCATGCAAGTTCTTTGTGAGAAATACAGCCCTGAGAACTTCCCGTATCGCCGCGGCCCTGGTATGGGTGTGCACGTCCCAGCAACTCCACAGGGCTCACCTATGAAAG ATCGTCTCAACCTTCCAAGCGTGCTGGTGCTGAACAGCTGTGGCATAACCTGTGCAGGGGATGAGAACGAGATTGCTGCCTTCTGTGCTCACGTCTCCGAACTCGATCTTTCTGACAATAAACTGGAAGACTGGCACGAG GTCAGTAAAATTGTGTCCAACGTTCCCCACTTGGAGTTTCTAAACTTGAGTTCCAATCCTCTCAGTTTGTCCGTTCTAGAGAGAAGGTGTGCTGGGTCCTTCGCTGGTGTCCGCAAACTTGTGCTCAACAACAGCAAAGCTTCCTGGGAAACAGTCCACACAATCCTGCAGGAGTTACCTGA CTTGGAGGAGCTCTTCCTGTGCCTTAATGACTACGAAACAGTGTCTTGTTCTCCAGTTTGCTGTCAGTCTCTCAAATTACTCCACATAACTGACAATAACCTTCAAGACTGGACTGAAATTCGAAAATTGGGCATTATGTTTCCATCTCTGGACACCCTTATTCTGGCTAACAACAACCTCACCACCATCGAAGAGTCGGAAGATTCCCTCGCAAGGCTGTTCCCCAACCTGCGATCCATCAATTTGCACAAGTCAG GTCTGCATTGCTGGGAAGACATTGACAAGTTAAATTCTTTTCCCAAGCTTGAGGAAGTGAAATTGCTAGGAATCCCTTTGCTGCAGTCCTACACCACTGAGGAGCGCAGGAAGCTGCTAATAGCCAG GTTGCCATCTATCATCAAGCTCAACGGGAGCATTGTTGGTGATGGGGAGCGAGAGGACTCGGAGCGATTCTTCATCCGATATTACATGGAGTTCCCAGAGGAGGAAGTCCCATTCAG GTACCACGAGCTGATCACCAAGTATGGGAAGCTGGAGCCCTTGGCAGTCGTGGATCTTCGGCCGCAGAGCAGTGTGAAGGTGGAGGTTCACTTCCAGGACAAAGTAGAAGAGATGTCAATCCGTCTTGATCAGACTGTGGCAGAACTGAAGAAGCACTTAAAAACTGTGGTGCAGCTGTCAACCAGCAACATGCTGCTCTTCTACTTGGACCAGGAAGCCCCCTTCGGCCCCGAGGAGATGAAGTACAGCTCACGAGCACTGCATTCCTATGGCATTCGGGATGGAGACAAAATCTATGTGGAGCCCAGGATGAAGTAG